The sequence GCAGTAAGTGGGAGCCGCGACCTTCTGTGGGATCCACGCCCGTCTCGGCGAAAAGCTCATAGACCTGCGCGCGGGTTAATGGTGTGGTGGCTGCGCTGTGGAGGGCCTCTGAGCACGCTTCAAACATCTCTTCGCTGAGCCCTAGACTGGGGCGCCGAGACTTCTGGCTTGCGGCGATGCGTGGATAGAGGAGGCAGGACATCCAGCGGACGTCGGCAGCCGGCATGAAGTGCAACGTCCCTCGCTGGGGCCAGCAGCGCACCACGCGGTAGCTTTCTATCTCTTTCAGAACCTTGTCATCGTCACACCCGGCGCGCAGGGAAAGTGCACGAACACCAGCATCGTAGGTCTGCCCCTGTAGAGCAAGGAGATGCTCAGCGACGTCCAGCGCCGAGGTGAGCGATGGCCGCGCGGCCGACGGCGCTAGCCCTTGGGCAATGAGCCGGTGCGCTAGGAGTTCATCACGGGATAGCTCGTGCATGGTTTCTCCTTTAAAGCCGGAAGGTCTTCATCAGCCGCATGCCAGTGGACACGAGCTGGCGAAAACGTTCCGGTGTGATGTGCTCTGAGGGGGCGAGCGGGTGCAGTCGCTGTTCAGCCACGGTGCGCTCGTTGGCCCATAGACGCATGCCGGTAATGCCGTGGCGGTGGTTCAGTCCGGACTCCTTGACGCCACCTCCGGGCGCGGCGATGGAACCATAGGCGGCAGCGAAGCCTTCGTTGATGTTGACCATGCCCGCCTCGAGTTGAGAAGCAACCTTCCAGGCGCGGCGCGAATTGCCGGACCACACGGAGGCGGATAGACCGTAGTTCGTGTCATTGGCGCGCTGAATGGCCTCCGCATCGGAGTGCACCGGGTACACGGCTAGGACAGGTCCAAAGGTCTCCGCGGCATAGAGATCCATCTCAGGGGTAACACCGGTCAGCACGGTGGGTTCATAGAAAAACGGCCCCAGGTCTGGGCGGGCCTTCCCACCGTAGACCACAGTGGCTCCTTTGGATACTGCGTCTTCGACGTGGGCTTCTACCGTATCGAGTTGGCGCTGCGAGGTAAGGGAGCCGATGGTGGCGGCATCGGAGAAGGCCGCGCCGAGTACTTGCTGGTCCAATGCCATTGTGAGTTCTTTGAGAAACCCCTCAACAATGCTCTCGTGAACATACGCGCGCTCGGCAGACATGCACAGCTGGCCAGATGAGGAGAACGCGGTGCGCACGGCGCCTTGGGCGGTGGGTTTCAAGGGGGCGTCGTCAAGCACCAGCATTGGATTCTTGCCGCCCAGCTCCAGCATGGTGGGGATGAGGCGCCCGGCAGCCTGCGCGGCGATGGACTTACCGGCCTGGGTAGAGCCGGTGAAGGAGAGTCCGTCCACGAGCGGGATGAGGGCATCACCCACCTCCGCGCCGTTTCCCGGTACAAGTTGCCAGGCGGCCTCCGGAAGACCTGCTTCAATGGCTAGACGCCTGAGCAGGATGGCCGTCAGCGTGGTCTGGGAGTCCGGCTTGTGCACAACAGCGTTGTCCGCAGAAAGCGCTGCCAAGACATCGCCGACGCCTAACGAGAGCGGATAATTCCAAGGCGAAATAAGCCCCACCACGCCTAGCGGATAATGCTGCGTGCGGGTCTTTGTCAGCACAGGAAGCGCGCCGGGGTGGCGTTGCGTGCCGAAGGCTTTGCGGATATTAACCGCGTAGAAGCGCGCGCAGTTATAGAGATCCATGAGCTCGTCATAGGCATGCGCGCGGGACTTGCCGTTCTCCGCCTGGATAAGGTCGAGGATGAGCTCCTCGTTGTCCTGGACGAGGTCGTGGAGGCGCAGCAAGATCGCCGCGCGATTCCCCTGACCCACGCCGACGCGGGCATATTCAACGGCGCGTTCTACATCGTGGGCGGTGGCAACGGGGAAGCGAAAGAGTTCCTCGCCGGTAAAAGGCGCGTGAGCATGGTGTTCCTCGCCGGTGCCGCATACGTCGTGGGCGGGATCGGTGTCCAGGAAACTCTGCACACGGTGGGGGAGACGGGTCTGAGTAAAGGTTTTCATGACGTCCATTGTCCCAAAAATATTTGGCTCCGCTACACATTTTTTGAGATTTGTCTCACAAACCTAACTACGGGTGGCTAGGATTACGTTATGCCCACCCTATCCACCATCCCGCGAACGAAGGTGCGAGAGGCTATCGAACCTCTCGTGCGCTCCGGCGAGCATCCAGCACCCGTTGGGGTTATTGACCTTGCGGCTTTCGACTACAACGCCCAGCAGATGTCCACACGCGCCGGGGGATTGCCCATTCGGGTCGCCTCCAAGTCGGTCCGCAGCGTGTCGGCGTTGCGCCGCGCGCTGGAACATGACGGCTACCACGGTATCCTTGCGTATTCGGTGCCGGAGGCGCTCCATCTCGTTGCAGAAGGGTTCCGGGACATTGTCGTGGCCTACCCGAGTGTGAACCGAAAGGCACTGCGAGAGCTGGCAAGCTCCGCGGCCGCGCGCGACACCGTGACGGTGATGGTGGACAGTATCGAGTTGCTTGATCTGCTTCCCAGTCCACTGCGTGTGGCCATCGATATTGACTGCACTCTGCACTTGCCTGGCGTAGTGGTGGGTCCGCGTCGCTCGCCCATCCGGGAACCGGAGCAGGTGGCGGTGCTGGCCCAGGAGATTCTGCGGCGAAGGCATCGTCTCGTGGGGCTCATGGCCTATGAAGGTCAGGTGGCGTCCGTGGCGGATGGTCTTCCCGGCCCGGTTGGGGCAGTCAAGCGCTGGCTGCGATCCCGGTCCATGGTGGATCTCGCGCCGCGACGCCGAGCCTGTGTGGCCGCTGCGCGGGAGGTGGCTGACATCGAGTTTGTCAACGGCGGTGGAACCGGCAGCCTGCAGGAATCTGCGGCGGAAGGCACATTGACCGAACTCGCCGCAGGTTCTGGGTTCTACACGCCGGCCATCTTCGACGATTTCACCGACATCAATCACAAGGCGGCGGCGTTTTTCGTCTGCCAGGTCTCCCGCGTGCCTGCGCCCGGGTGGGCAACGGTCAACTCCGGCGGGTGGATTGCATCAGGCCCGCCCGCTAAAGATCGCGTGCCGGTTCCGGTGTGGCCGCAAGGGCTAAGTTATTCCACCACCGAGGGTGCCGGAGAAGTGCAGACTCCGTTGCACGGCGCCTCCCTGAAGGTCGAGGACCCAGTGTGGTTTCGCCACGCCAAGGCCGGAGAGATGACAGAAAACGTCGATTGCCTCCTTGCTGTGGGGGAGGGCTGTGTCGAGCACTGGGACACGTATAGAGGACAAGGATGGACACTCCGATGAGTACTTTTAGCAACTGGGCTGGGTCGGTCACTACGAAACCTGCAGAGTTTCTGCAGCCTTCCCGCATTGACGAGATTCCTGACATCATCACGCGTTCGCGAAGCGTGCGCACCGTTGGAGCAGGTCATTCCTTCTCGCCGGTGGCAGCAGGGGAGGGGACGATGATGAATCTGGATAAGCTGAGTGGCCTGGTGGGCGTCGATAAGCAGCGCAAGCGCGTCCGATTCCTGGCTGGCACTCGTCTCCGTGACGTGCCGGGACTTCTGCGCCCCTTCGGGCTGGCTCTGACGAATCAGGGCGACGTAGACCCACAGTCCCTCGCCGGCGCAATTTCGACGTCGACGCACGGCACCGGCATCGATTACACAGGCTTTGCGGGCACGGTCACGGGCCTCACGCTTATCGACGCCGACGGCAACACCCGCACCTACTCTCTCGATGAGGATCCAGACCTGCTCAGACTCATCGTGGTGAGCATCGGGGCGCTCGGAGTGGTCGTTGAGGTGGAGATGCAGTGCGTTGACGCCTTTGACCTGCAGGCAGAAGAGACGGGAATCGGTTTCAACGAGCTTATGGATAACTGGGAGGAGCTGTCTCGCAGCGTCGACCACTTCGAGTCCTATTGGTTCCCGCACACGGACCGCGCCATGGTCAAAGCTAATACGCGACTCGCACCGAATGGAGAGCACCGTTCACGCATCAAGCAGTTTATTGATGATGAAGTGGTGGGAAATGGTGCCTTTGCAGTCACTCTCGCGCTGGGGCGGATGGTCCCGGCAACGATTCCAGCGCTTAATCGCTTCTCCACTGCGGTAATCTCCCATAACCGCTATCGCGCCGCTGCCCACGAGGTGTTCGTGAGTCCGCGTCGGGTGCGTTTCCACGAAATGGAGTACGCCGTGCCGCTTGCCGCCGGCCCCGCCGCCGTCCGTGAAATACGCCGCTTTATCGAGGATCGTGACTGGCGCATTGGTTTCCCTTTGGAGTTGCGCACGACAGCGGCTGACGACGTCGCACTGTCCACGGCTTCTGGACGCGAATCGATGTACATTGCCTTCCACATTCCGCGGTTCTTAAATCCCCAGGATTACATGCCAAAGCTCGAACCCATCTTGCGCGCAGCCGGCGGCCGGCCGCACTGGGGCAAGATGAACACGCTCGGCCGCGAAGACTTTGCTCAACTTTATGCAAGATTTAACGAGTTCTGCGAGTTGCGCGAAAAGATGGACCCACAGTGGCGGTTCGGCTCTCCGTACCTGCGGAAACTGTTCGGATAGGGGCGTCGTCAAGCATGGTGCAGGCATAATCCAGAATTCGAAAGTATCTCTGATCTTTGGTAGCGTTTGGGAGTCTTAACTCCATAACGCTATCGAAGAAGGTGTCTCAAACGTCTGCTAAATCCACCCCCCTCATTACTCCAACCTTCGTTTTTGCGTGGTTGGTGAACTTTGCACAATTTACGGTCTTCTACCTGCTTGTCACCATTATGGCGATGTACGCCATCGAGCAGTTCCAGGCGTCCGATACAGCGGGCGGATTTGCATCGAGTGCCTTCGTGGTGGGTGCGACAATCGCGCGACTTTTCTCCGGTTATATCGTCGATGCAATGGGGCGAAAGCGCACGCTCGTGGTCTCGCTCATTGCTGTGGCCATTGCAATGGCACTGTACTTCCCGGCACAATCGTTGCCGCTGCTCTTTGTGGTGCGAATCTTGCACGGTTTGGGCTACGCGATCGCCTCGACTGCAGTGATGGCCGTGGCGCAGTCTGTGATCCCTGATCACCGCCGAGCTGAGGGCACTGGTTACTTCGCGCTAGGAACCACGCTGGCGACGGCTTTCGGCCCCGCCGCAGGCTTGGCCATCGTGCATAATGCCGGCTACAACGCCGTCTTTGTTGTGGCGCTGACGCTGACCGTCGTTGCTTTGGCGCTGGGACTGGTGGTGAAGGCTCCGGCGCAGGAGCAGCGCAGCGTGACCTTCTCCTTAGGCAACATCGTCCACCCAGCAGTGGCACCCTTCGGTGTCTTCATTCTGTTCGTGGGTGTTGCCTACACCGGAATCATCACCTTCTTGAACGGTTACTCTTCCGATGCGGGCCTCGAACAAGGCGCAAGCTACTTCTTCCTCGCCTATGCCGTGGTGAGCCTTATTTTGCGCTTTGTTCTGGGTAAGTTGCAGGATCGCCGTGGCGATAACATCATTATTTACACGTCGCTGGTTTTCTTTATCGCGGGTCTTGCCGTGTTAGCTTCGGCCTCGTCCGACTGGCAGGTCATTCTGGCCGGTGCGCTCGTTGGCCTAGGCTATGGCTCCATTCTTCCAGCTGGCCAGGCAATCGCTGTGCGTCTGGTTCCGTTGCACGAGATGGGTGCCGGTATTTCCACCTTCTTCCTGCTCCTTGATATCGGAATCGGCTTCGGCCCAATCCTGCTGGGGCAGGTTATCTCCGCCACGGGATATACCACCATGTACTGGATATTGGCGGCGCTCATGCTCGTGGCTTCGGTTGTGTACTTCTTTGTGCATGGCCGCAAGGACGTCGCGCGTGGTGACGTGCGGTACGAGTAAAAGCTTCCTTTTTAGAAGGGCGGTCGGCTGGAATGCCGGCCGCCCTGTGTGCGTTGTACCCCCGTGGTTGTGGATAGGCCCCGGTTATACAACCTGTTCGACAAGAGTCAAACACACAGTCTAAAGATGGGCTTGACACCCCCGATCATCCTTCCGTATCCGCTTTGTTTGTGCAGGCCATAGACCTATAGGTGGGTTTCCGGTAGAATCATAGTTAGAACACTTCTTCTAATTGCTAATTTTCTCGGGGACGATCATGACCATCACACCACCGCCACCATCATCACCATCTCCGGCTGCCTTCTTTGCCATCACCAACCCCGGTAATCCCCATGCTGTAGCCCGCAGCATTGCCCGGAAAGCAACCTATAGCGCTTGGGTAGCGGCAACACCTGATCTTGAAGCCGATATTGACACCACCGCACTATCCCTCGTTAACGCCTGGGCGTTAACTGAAGGCCACATCAAAGCAGGCCTGCGCGCCATCCACCGCCTGAATGAACTACCCGCCGTCAAACTCCTCCAAGATACCCACTGCCTGCTGGATATAGAATCTCTCATTGCTATCGACCAACCCATGGCCGCCCTCACAACCCACAACCCCGCCACACTCGCAGTGATCGATTGCCTTTTGGCAGAGTATTTCACCCCCACCAAACCCAACCAGGTCTTTCCCACCCGTAGCCAAATCAGACGCAAAGTCCGCGACCTCTGTAAAACCCTCGATGACACTATCGCCTACCGTGACACCCGCCCCCAAGACTCCTATACCTTCTCAAGCAACGGAACTAAAGCCTGGCTTGAGCTCGGAGTTGATGAAGACACCGGCATCAAACTCGATGCGTTCATCCGCCGAACCGCTAGCAGTCACGGCATCAGCATCACCGATGCAATCAAACAACTACTAAGCGGTGAGATCACCCCACCAGCCACCGTCATCCTGCACACCTATAAAGCCTGCGATGTCGACAACGCTCCGACCTACATCGAAGGCTTTGGCTGGCGGCTGGCAGATATGCCTTACGACCACCACCGCGACTTGACCACCCCCGTCAAAGAAACCGACGGTTACCGGCCAGGAATCATCATGCGTAAACACGTCGAAGGACGCGACGGCACCTGCCGCATGAGCGGATGTGATGAACCGGCCTACCACTCACAACTCGACCACCGCCACAACTACGCCGACGGTGGGGCAACCCACCCAGACAACCTGGCCTGCCTATGCCAAAAACATCACAACCTCAAAACCGATGGCAGCGCCTACTACTTGCTCGACCCCGCCACCGGCGACATCATCTGGCTCTACGACAACGGCACCTGGGCCGTAACAGAAGCCCAAGGCCCCCTCGCACCCCGCGAAAAACGCTGGGCACAAACCATCGGCCAACACATCACCACCACCCGCCAACGCACCCGCGAACAAGCCCAACAACTCAAACAAGAACTCGATGACTATCACGCCGAACAACAAACCACAGCTCAAGCTGAAACAGAATCACACGCCAACACCACAGAAGATATTCCCTTCTAACCACACCCCCAACCACCAACCCCCGTCGACCCACACGACGAAACGTAAGAACCAGGACTCCGTCGTTTAAAACGACGAAGTAGAGGTAGCGGCCACGGATTATGAAGGTATCGTCGTTTGAGACGACGGCGGTCAGGTACGTGGGGGACTCGAGACAGAGAAGAGCCTCCCTACTGGGAGCTACAGGGGTAAGACTTCGGCGATTGCTCCTGGGCTGGGGAGGCTGGTTAGTGGAGGGGGAGGAAGCTAGGCAGAGATGCCTACATGCTTCTTTTCGTCATCGTTCATGATGTGGGTGACACCGTCCTCGGCGGCGTCCCAGACCTCCTGGTCTTGGATACCCGCGCGCTTCGCCACAATAGTGGCGCAGACGGACTGGCCGGTGACGTTGACCGCGGTGCGGCCCATGTCGATGATGGGCTCGATGGCTAGGAGGAGGCCTACGCCAGCGAGGGGCAGGCCCAGGGTGGACAGGGTCAGTGTCAGCATGACGGTAGCGCCCGTCGTGCCTGCTGTGGCTGCGGAGCCGATCACGGAAACGAAGATGATGAGCAGGTACTGGGTGAAGGATAGGTCAATGCCGTAGAACTGAGCGATGAAGATAGCGGCGATTGCGGGGTACACGGAAGCGCAGCCGTCCATCTTGGTGGTGGCGCCCAGTGGGATGGCAAAGGAAGAGTATTCGCGCGGGACGCCCATTGCCTTCTCCGTGAAGCGTTCGGTGACGGGCATGACACCCATGGAGGAGCGGGTGACAAAGCCGAGAGAGAAGACCGGCCAGACACGCTTGTAGAAGCCCATGACAGGAATGCGGTTGAATACGAGGGCGGCAGGGTAGACCACGAGGATAACGAGGGCGAGGCCAACGTACATGGCAAGGACGAACTTGCCCAGAGAGCTCATGGCATCCCAGCCGTAGGTGGCTACGGCCTTACCGATGAGGGCTGCGGTGCCGATGGGGGCGAGACGGATGATCCACCACAAGACAACCTGAATAACCTTCAAGAAGGATTCGGTAAAGCGCAGGAACGGATCGGCAGCCTTGCCAGCCTTGACCGCGGCGATGCCCAAGGCCAGGGAAATAACAAGCAGCTGAAGGGCGCCGAAGCTGAGGGAGACAGTGTCGTCGCTGAAGGAAGCATTGAGGCCAAAGAAATTTGAGGGGACGAGCTGCTGGAGGAAGGCGGTCCACGAACCGACGTGGGAGGGATCGGCGGCGGTGGAGGCGTCGACAGTCGTGCCGACTCCTGGCTTCATGACGAGTGCAACGAGGATGCCTGCGAGAACCGAGAAGAAAGCGGTGATGGCGAACCACACGAGAGTCGAAATCGCGAGAGAAGCAGCGTTTGCCACTTTGCGCAGGTTAGCCACCGAAGTGACGACCGCGGCAAAGATGAGCGGCGGCACCATAATCTTGAGTAGCTGAACGTAGGCGCCGCCGATGCCGGTGAGGGTATCGGCGAGCCACGTGGATTCCATGCCGGATGCAATGAATCCGAGGATGAGGCCAATGATGAGGCCGGCGATGACTTGGGCGCCAAAGCCGGTGGCCCATGAGGGCAGCGTGCGGGAGGAGGTGTCAGACACGAGTAATTCCTTCTAGACAGTGTTGTATAGAAAAAGACCAGCCAGTTCGCTAGGGGCGAACCGATCGGTTCACTAAAGACCACAACACAGTACGCTGCCTTTAAATTCCCGTGCAAGTTTAGGGAATGCGTTTCGTCCAATCGTCGGTGAGGAACTTGGTGTCGACGAGGTGGCGGGCGCGGCTAAGCGTGGCGTCGGAAAGCTCGGCCTCCACGGCCCCGTAGCGAGTAGCGAACTCACGCGCCATCGTGTCGATGATCTCCTCGCGGGGTACACCAGTCTGGCGGCGCAGCGGATCGACGCGCTTCTTCGCGCTGGCCAGACCCTTGGACGAGACCTTAACCTTGCCGATGCGCAGAACTTCCATCATCTTGTCGGCGTCGATGTCATAGCTCATTGT is a genomic window of Corynebacterium singulare containing:
- a CDS encoding DNA glycosylase AlkZ-like family protein, whose product is MHELSRDELLAHRLIAQGLAPSAARPSLTSALDVAEHLLALQGQTYDAGVRALSLRAGCDDDKVLKEIESYRVVRCWPQRGTLHFMPAADVRWMSCLLYPRIAASQKSRRPSLGLSEEMFEACSEALHSAATTPLTRAQVYELFAETGVDPTEGRGSHLLRAFGGAGDLVQGPKDGNQETILHVDALPVAQHEPAHPLHELGQRYISGHGPISVEDLQAWSKLSKTQATTALKSADARRTRHDGQDFWMATWQEDVSAEEIRTALELRLELPAFDEYLLGYANKDWIVPDEIRVNVLTKNGLSWPWVMEGGRGVASLR
- a CDS encoding succinic semialdehyde dehydrogenase, translated to MKTFTQTRLPHRVQSFLDTDPAHDVCGTGEEHHAHAPFTGEELFRFPVATAHDVERAVEYARVGVGQGNRAAILLRLHDLVQDNEELILDLIQAENGKSRAHAYDELMDLYNCARFYAVNIRKAFGTQRHPGALPVLTKTRTQHYPLGVVGLISPWNYPLSLGVGDVLAALSADNAVVHKPDSQTTLTAILLRRLAIEAGLPEAAWQLVPGNGAEVGDALIPLVDGLSFTGSTQAGKSIAAQAAGRLIPTMLELGGKNPMLVLDDAPLKPTAQGAVRTAFSSSGQLCMSAERAYVHESIVEGFLKELTMALDQQVLGAAFSDAATIGSLTSQRQLDTVEAHVEDAVSKGATVVYGGKARPDLGPFFYEPTVLTGVTPEMDLYAAETFGPVLAVYPVHSDAEAIQRANDTNYGLSASVWSGNSRRAWKVASQLEAGMVNINEGFAAAYGSIAAPGGGVKESGLNHRHGITGMRLWANERTVAEQRLHPLAPSEHITPERFRQLVSTGMRLMKTFRL
- a CDS encoding alanine racemase, producing MPTLSTIPRTKVREAIEPLVRSGEHPAPVGVIDLAAFDYNAQQMSTRAGGLPIRVASKSVRSVSALRRALEHDGYHGILAYSVPEALHLVAEGFRDIVVAYPSVNRKALRELASSAAARDTVTVMVDSIELLDLLPSPLRVAIDIDCTLHLPGVVVGPRRSPIREPEQVAVLAQEILRRRHRLVGLMAYEGQVASVADGLPGPVGAVKRWLRSRSMVDLAPRRRACVAAAREVADIEFVNGGGTGSLQESAAEGTLTELAAGSGFYTPAIFDDFTDINHKAAAFFVCQVSRVPAPGWATVNSGGWIASGPPAKDRVPVPVWPQGLSYSTTEGAGEVQTPLHGASLKVEDPVWFRHAKAGEMTENVDCLLAVGEGCVEHWDTYRGQGWTLR
- a CDS encoding FAD-binding oxidoreductase; the encoded protein is MDTPMSTFSNWAGSVTTKPAEFLQPSRIDEIPDIITRSRSVRTVGAGHSFSPVAAGEGTMMNLDKLSGLVGVDKQRKRVRFLAGTRLRDVPGLLRPFGLALTNQGDVDPQSLAGAISTSTHGTGIDYTGFAGTVTGLTLIDADGNTRTYSLDEDPDLLRLIVVSIGALGVVVEVEMQCVDAFDLQAEETGIGFNELMDNWEELSRSVDHFESYWFPHTDRAMVKANTRLAPNGEHRSRIKQFIDDEVVGNGAFAVTLALGRMVPATIPALNRFSTAVISHNRYRAAAHEVFVSPRRVRFHEMEYAVPLAAGPAAVREIRRFIEDRDWRIGFPLELRTTAADDVALSTASGRESMYIAFHIPRFLNPQDYMPKLEPILRAAGGRPHWGKMNTLGREDFAQLYARFNEFCELREKMDPQWRFGSPYLRKLFG
- a CDS encoding MFS transporter — translated: MSQTSAKSTPLITPTFVFAWLVNFAQFTVFYLLVTIMAMYAIEQFQASDTAGGFASSAFVVGATIARLFSGYIVDAMGRKRTLVVSLIAVAIAMALYFPAQSLPLLFVVRILHGLGYAIASTAVMAVAQSVIPDHRRAEGTGYFALGTTLATAFGPAAGLAIVHNAGYNAVFVVALTLTVVALALGLVVKAPAQEQRSVTFSLGNIVHPAVAPFGVFILFVGVAYTGIITFLNGYSSDAGLEQGASYFFLAYAVVSLILRFVLGKLQDRRGDNIIIYTSLVFFIAGLAVLASASSDWQVILAGALVGLGYGSILPAGQAIAVRLVPLHEMGAGISTFFLLLDIGIGFGPILLGQVISATGYTTMYWILAALMLVASVVYFFVHGRKDVARGDVRYE
- a CDS encoding HNH endonuclease signature motif containing protein; translated protein: MTITPPPPSSPSPAAFFAITNPGNPHAVARSIARKATYSAWVAATPDLEADIDTTALSLVNAWALTEGHIKAGLRAIHRLNELPAVKLLQDTHCLLDIESLIAIDQPMAALTTHNPATLAVIDCLLAEYFTPTKPNQVFPTRSQIRRKVRDLCKTLDDTIAYRDTRPQDSYTFSSNGTKAWLELGVDEDTGIKLDAFIRRTASSHGISITDAIKQLLSGEITPPATVILHTYKACDVDNAPTYIEGFGWRLADMPYDHHRDLTTPVKETDGYRPGIIMRKHVEGRDGTCRMSGCDEPAYHSQLDHRHNYADGGATHPDNLACLCQKHHNLKTDGSAYYLLDPATGDIIWLYDNGTWAVTEAQGPLAPREKRWAQTIGQHITTTRQRTREQAQQLKQELDDYHAEQQTTAQAETESHANTTEDIPF
- a CDS encoding dicarboxylate/amino acid:cation symporter, translating into MSDTSSRTLPSWATGFGAQVIAGLIIGLILGFIASGMESTWLADTLTGIGGAYVQLLKIMVPPLIFAAVVTSVANLRKVANAASLAISTLVWFAITAFFSVLAGILVALVMKPGVGTTVDASTAADPSHVGSWTAFLQQLVPSNFFGLNASFSDDTVSLSFGALQLLVISLALGIAAVKAGKAADPFLRFTESFLKVIQVVLWWIIRLAPIGTAALIGKAVATYGWDAMSSLGKFVLAMYVGLALVILVVYPAALVFNRIPVMGFYKRVWPVFSLGFVTRSSMGVMPVTERFTEKAMGVPREYSSFAIPLGATTKMDGCASVYPAIAAIFIAQFYGIDLSFTQYLLIIFVSVIGSAATAGTTGATVMLTLTLSTLGLPLAGVGLLLAIEPIIDMGRTAVNVTGQSVCATIVAKRAGIQDQEVWDAAEDGVTHIMNDDEKKHVGISA